A genomic segment from candidate division TA06 bacterium encodes:
- a CDS encoding methylmalonyl-CoA carboxyltransferase: MSEKTIEQIIKALEDQKAVICDADGKRAAKQHEKKKLSARERIDQLLDPQSFVEFDAFVQHRCDNFGMDKVSIPADGVVTGYGTVEGRPVFLFSQDFTVTGGSLGEAHALKIVKMQDMALKMGVPVIGINDSGGARIQEGVDSLHGYGMIFFRNTRSSGVIPQISVILGPCAGGAVYSPAITDFVFMVDKVSNMYITGPQVIKAVMGEEVGLEELGGAMAHNQVSGNGHFAYPTEEHCFAGVRKLLSFLPANNLEDPPVLDTTDEPGRIDMELRTIVPVNPKMPYDAKDIILRVVDNGDFLEVHEHFAPNIVVGFGRVGGHSVGIVANQPQVLAGCLDINSSDKAARFIRFCDAFNIPLVTFVDCPGYLPGKQQEHGGIIRHGAKILFAYSEATVPKITVTLRKSYGGAHIAMCNKDLGSDLMLAWPQAEIAVMGASGAVNVIFRKQIDGAADQNKKRQELIATYEEMFSNPYEAAKRGYVDAVIAPEETRGRVASALAILKTKREQSPNKKHGNIPL; this comes from the coding sequence ATGTCTGAAAAGACCATTGAGCAGATCATCAAAGCGCTGGAGGACCAGAAGGCGGTCATCTGCGATGCCGACGGCAAGCGGGCGGCCAAACAGCACGAAAAGAAAAAACTCTCGGCCCGGGAGCGGATAGACCAGCTGCTGGATCCCCAGAGCTTCGTGGAGTTCGACGCCTTCGTCCAGCACCGCTGCGACAACTTTGGCATGGACAAGGTGTCCATCCCGGCCGACGGCGTGGTCACCGGCTACGGCACGGTGGAGGGGCGCCCGGTCTTCCTGTTCTCCCAGGACTTCACCGTCACCGGGGGAAGCCTGGGCGAGGCCCACGCCCTAAAGATCGTCAAGATGCAGGACATGGCGCTTAAGATGGGCGTCCCGGTCATCGGCATCAACGATTCCGGCGGAGCCCGCATCCAGGAGGGCGTGGACTCCCTGCACGGCTACGGCATGATATTCTTCCGCAACACCCGGTCCTCGGGCGTCATCCCCCAGATCTCCGTGATCTTAGGCCCCTGCGCCGGAGGTGCGGTCTATTCGCCCGCCATCACCGATTTCGTCTTCATGGTGGACAAGGTCTCCAACATGTACATCACCGGGCCCCAGGTGATCAAGGCCGTGATGGGCGAGGAGGTGGGCCTGGAAGAACTGGGCGGGGCCATGGCCCACAACCAGGTCTCGGGTAACGGGCATTTTGCCTATCCCACCGAAGAGCACTGCTTTGCCGGGGTGCGCAAACTGCTGTCCTTCCTGCCGGCCAACAATCTGGAAGACCCGCCGGTATTGGACACTACCGACGAGCCCGGCCGGATAGACATGGAACTGCGGACCATCGTCCCGGTGAACCCCAAGATGCCTTATGACGCCAAGGACATAATTCTAAGAGTGGTTGACAACGGCGACTTCCTGGAGGTCCACGAGCACTTTGCTCCCAACATCGTAGTGGGTTTTGGCCGGGTGGGCGGGCACAGCGTGGGCATAGTGGCCAACCAGCCCCAGGTGCTGGCCGGCTGTCTGGACATCAACTCCTCGGACAAGGCCGCCCGTTTCATCCGCTTTTGCGACGCCTTCAACATCCCGCTGGTGACCTTTGTGGACTGCCCGGGCTACCTGCCGGGAAAACAGCAGGAGCACGGCGGGATCATCCGCCACGGGGCCAAGATCCTGTTCGCCTACTCCGAGGCCACCGTGCCCAAGATCACCGTCACTTTGCGCAAATCATACGGCGGGGCCCACATCGCCATGTGCAACAAGGACCTGGGATCGGACCTGATGCTGGCCTGGCCCCAGGCCGAGATCGCGGTGATGGGCGCCTCCGGCGCGGTCAACGTCATCTTCCGCAAGCAGATCGACGGTGCGGCCGACCAGAACAAGAAGCGCCAGGAGCTGATAGCCACCTACGAAGAGATGTTCTCCAACCCCTACGAAGCCGCCAAGCGCGGTTA
- a CDS encoding DNA cytosine methyltransferase — MIYRMGELFCGPGGLALGAKSVIVKKDGVSFYIKPAWANDYDKDTCDTYKLNMGNDCEVICEDVSKINLAKLSPIDGLAFGFPCNDFSVVGKQKGMNGHFGPLYTYGVKILKHHQPKWFLAENVGGLANANDGTAFKTILKELFDCNYNITPHLYKFEYYGVPQARHRVIIVGIHKSCKLFFKVPQIITPKPITCKQAITQPHIPQNAPNNELTKQNEVVIERLKHIRPGENAFTAKLPKELTLNIHGATISQIYKRLDPNKPAYTITGSGGGGTHVYHWAENRALTNRERARLQTFPDNFIFKGSKESVRKQIGMAVPPEGAKIIFKAILNTLAGISYDYIEPSFEPLVHIEYSLKNYKEYEAVQLRILEKEIKYNTKNK, encoded by the coding sequence ATGATTTACAGAATGGGTGAGTTGTTTTGCGGCCCCGGAGGGTTGGCCCTTGGCGCCAAAAGTGTGATTGTTAAAAAGGATGGTGTGTCATTTTACATTAAGCCTGCATGGGCTAATGATTACGACAAAGATACCTGCGACACTTACAAATTGAATATGGGCAACGATTGTGAAGTAATTTGTGAGGATGTATCAAAAATAAATTTAGCAAAACTTTCACCCATTGATGGTCTTGCTTTTGGTTTCCCTTGCAATGATTTTAGCGTTGTTGGCAAACAAAAGGGCATGAATGGCCATTTTGGCCCATTATATACTTATGGTGTGAAGATTTTAAAACATCACCAACCCAAATGGTTTCTAGCAGAAAATGTGGGTGGTTTAGCAAATGCAAATGATGGCACCGCATTTAAAACTATACTTAAAGAACTATTTGATTGTAACTACAACATTACACCGCATTTGTATAAATTTGAATACTATGGCGTACCACAAGCAAGGCATCGTGTTATTATAGTAGGTATACATAAAAGTTGTAAATTATTTTTTAAAGTACCGCAAATTATTACCCCCAAGCCTATAACCTGTAAACAAGCAATTACACAACCACATATACCACAAAATGCACCGAATAATGAATTAACTAAACAAAATGAAGTTGTTATTGAACGATTAAAACATATAAGGCCTGGAGAAAATGCTTTTACAGCTAAATTACCAAAAGAATTAACCTTAAATATACACGGGGCTACAATAAGCCAGATATATAAACGGTTGGATCCTAACAAACCAGCATATACTATCACTGGTAGCGGCGGCGGTGGCACACATGTATATCATTGGGCCGAAAATCGAGCCTTAACGAATAGAGAGAGAGCACGTTTACAAACATTCCCAGATAATTTTATTTTTAAAGGTTCAAAAGAAAGCGTAAGAAAACAAATCGGTATGGCAGTACCACCAGAAGGAGCAAAAATAATATTTAAAGCCATATTAAACACTCTTGCCGGTATATCATACGATTACATTGAACCATCTTTTGAGCCACTTGTCCATATTGAATATTCTTTGAAAAATTACAAGGAATATGAAGCGGTTCAATTAAGAATATTGGAAAAAGAAATAAAATACAATACCAAAAATAAATAA